A genomic segment from Triticum dicoccoides isolate Atlit2015 ecotype Zavitan chromosome 1A, WEW_v2.0, whole genome shotgun sequence encodes:
- the LOC119292035 gene encoding disease resistance protein RPM1-like yields the protein MAEAILIAVSKIGTVVLNEAVTAVVQKLSRKVDALKELPAKVKIIDIELTTMKDIIQDFGTTQLSNNVIKGWIGHVRKLAYRVEDVIDKYSYEALKLKDEGFLHRYIFRGSRHIKVFSKIADEVEEIEKEMLRIKGLSKLWRDTVQPIKTDHAKIDKQRSGSCFPERFSDEDLVGIEENRSKLTEWLTSDDKESTVITISGMGGLGKTTLVKNVFDREKTNFPDAHAWIVVSQAYDVVDLLGALFTKIQHTQESLMPPILSVGAKADVYELIEAIKKILQGKKCLIVLDDVWDTEAYTQMCNAFQGLQGSRVMITTRKEDVAALAPPSRRLLLQPLGSAESFKLFCSRAFHNSPDHECPPELEKVAADVVERCHGLPLAIVSSGSLLSKKQATEHAWNHMYNHLRSELRGNNHVQAVLNLSYRDLPGDLRNCLLYCSLFPEDYAMPREILVRLWVAEGFAMKKENSTPEEVAEGNLMELISRNMLEVVEWDELSRVSKCKMHDIVRDLALAVAKDEKFGSANDPGEMILMDKEVRRFSTYGWVDTKAAAGVEFPRLRTILSLAAASSSTNMLSSVLSGSSYLTVLELQDSAITQVPASIGNLFNLRYIGLRRTNVQSLPDTICKLSNLETLDIKQTRVENLPPGIVKVEKLRHLLADRFADEKQTEFRYFVGVEAPQMISNFQELQTLETVHASKDLSLELKKMKKLQTVWVDNINASNCDDLFKTLSDMTLLSSLLLSAFDEKVTISFQALKPVSKNLHRLIIRGGWADGTLKCPIFQGHGRNLKYLALSWCNLGKEDPLQLLASHLPALTYLSLNRVSSAAILVLSAGSFSKLKTLVLKCMPNVKQLEIEEGAIPHIDGIYIVSLSELNMVPRGIESLGTLKKLWMLGLHKDFKAQWNLNQMHNKMKHVPELRS from the coding sequence ATGGCGGAGGCGATACTCATTGCTGTGTCAAAGATTGGGACAGTTGTTTTGAATGAAGCTGTCACAGCTGTGGTACAGAAGCTGTCGAGGAAGGTTGATGCTCTAAAGGAATTGCCGGCAAAGGTCAAAATAATCGACATAGAACTGACGACGATGAAGGATATTATTCAAGATTTCGGTACAACACAACTCAGCAACAATGTCATCAAGGGTTGGATTGGACATGTAAGGAAGCTGGCCTACCGTGTCGAGGATGTAATTGATAAGTACTCGTATGAGGCTCTTAAGCTCAAGGATGAAGGCTTCCTGCACCGGTACATCTTCAGAGGTTCACGCCATATAAAGGTCTTTAGTAAGATtgccgatgaggttgaagagatagaGAAGGAGATGCTGCGCATCAAAGGACTGTCTAAATTATGGAGGGACACTGTTCAACCCATCAAAACTGATCATGCAAAGATTGATAAGCAGCGGTCTGGGAGCTGCTTTCCAGAACGTTTTAGTGACGAGGATCTTGTGGGAATTGAGGAAAACAGGAGTAAGTTGACTGAATGGCTGACCAGCGATGATAAAGAAAGCACGGTGATAACAATTTCTGGTATGGGAGGCTTGGGGAAAACCACGCTTGTGAAGAATGTGTTTGACCGGGAGAAAACCAACTTCCCTGATGCTCATGCTTGGATTGTGGTGTCCCAGGCCTATGATGTGGTTGATTTGCTGGGGGCATTGTTCACCAAGATACAGCACACACAAGAGTCACTGATGCCACCTATTCTTAGCGTGGGGGCCAAAGCTGATGTTTATGAATTGATAGAAGCAATAAAGAAGATACTGCAAGGCAAGAAGTGTTTGATCGTGCTTGATGATGTGTGGGACACAGAGGCATATACTCAGATGTGCAATGCGTTCCAGGGTCTTCAAGGGAGCCGTGTTATGATCACAACAAGGAAGGAAGATGTTGCGGCCCTTGCTCCACCAAGTCGCCGCCTGCTACTCCAGCCATTGGGCAGTGCCGAGTCGTTCAAGCTCTTTTGCTCAAGGGCTTTCCACAACAGCCCGGATCATGAGTGCCCTCCGGAGCTCGAGAAGGTGGCTGCTGATGTAGTTGAGAGGTGTCATGGCCTGCCATTGGCCATTGTATCTTCTGGAAGCCTATTGTCCAAGAAGCAAGCGACAGAGCACGCCTGGAAtcacatgtacaatcatctccgaaGCGAGCTGCGGGGGAATAACCATGTCCAAGCTGTACTTAATCTGAGTTACCGTGACTTGCCAGGTGATCTCAGGAACTGCTTACTGTACTGCAGCTTGTTCCCTGAAGACTATGCAATGCCACGGGAGATCCTTGTGCGCCTGTGGGTTGCTGAAGGATTCGCGATGAAGAAAGAAAACAGCACGCCAGAGGAAGTTGCTGAAGGAAATCTCATGGAGCTCATCAGCCGGAATATGTTGGAAGTTGTGGAGTGGGATGAGCTCTCCCGAGTTAGTAAATGTAAGATGCACGATATTGTTCGTGACCTGGCTCTTGCCGTGGCGAAGGACGAGAAGTTTGGCTCAGCAAATGATCCAGGCGAAATGATTCTCATGGATAAAGAAGTTCGTCGGTTCTCGACATATGGTTGGGTAGACACTAAGGCAGCTGCAGGAGTGGAATTTCCACGCCTCCGTACCATCTTGTCACTCGCGGCAGCTTCGTCCTCTACCAACATGCTTTCATCAGTTTTGTCTGGATCCAGCTACCTTACTGTTCTCGAGCTTCAAGACTCTGCAATAACCCAAGTGCCAGCATCCATTGGGAATTTGTTTAATCTCCGATACATTGGCTTAAGGCGTACCAATGTCCAGTCACTGCCAGACACCATTTGTAAACTCTCAAACCTCGAGACATTGGACATCAAGCAAACAAGAGTAGAAAACCTACCACCAGGAATTGTAAAGGTTGAGAAGCTGCGACACCTTTTAGCGGACAGGTTTGCTGATGAGAAGCAGACGGAGTTCCGGTACTTTGTTGGAGTTGAGGCGCCTCAAATGATCTCCAACTTTCAAGAACTGCAAACTCTTGAGACCGTTCATGCCAGCAAAGACTTGTCGCTAgagctgaagaaaatgaagaagctgCAGACTGTTTGGGTTGATAACATCAATGCATCTAATTGTGATGACCTTTTCAAAACTCTCTCAGATATGACCCTGCTTTCGAGCTTACTTCTCTCTGCATTTGATGAGAAGGTAACAattagtttccaggcactcaagccaGTTTCTAAAAATCTCCACAGGCTAATCATCAGAGGTGGCTGGGCTGATGGGACACTCAAGTGCCCAATATTTCAGGGCCATGGGAGGAATCTCAAGTACTTGGCTCTAAGTTGGTGCAATCTTGGGAAAGAAGATCCGCTGCAGTTGTTGGCATCTCATCTGCCAGCTCTAACTTATCTCAGTCTTAACAGGGTGAGTAGTGCAGCAATATTGGTCCTTTCTGCAGGGTCCTTTTCTAAGCTGAAGACACTCGTCTTGAAGTGCATGCCTAATGTCAAGCAACTGGAGATTGAAGAGGGTGCCATTCCACACATTGATGGGATCTACATTGTGTCGCTCTCGGAGCTGAATATGGTCCCTCGTGGCATTGAATCCCTTGGAACCCTCAAGAAGCTCTGGATGCTGGGACTGCACAAGGACTTCAAGGCCCAGTGGAATTTGAACCAGATGCACAACAAGATGAAGCATGTTCCAGAGCTCCGTTCCTAG